In the Pieris napi chromosome 19, ilPieNapi1.2, whole genome shotgun sequence genome, one interval contains:
- the LOC125059224 gene encoding trypsin-3-like, with translation MWSMCFVSLSAVCIQAVLGINILVSDIILSEKVPVNGKDVASVPSVTDDRIVNGQEADIKDYPYQVSFIVNNSYFCGGFIVSENYIMTAAHCAQNVDPKTVVLRAGSSFRKNGTIIEIAEVTPFPEYDDPPFDKDVAFMKTTKPIEFSETMQPVALPPRNRAVRGNSEIVVSGWGRTRQGASSIPDRLMSVKLPVVNYYQCFLVYPTVLTTNMFCAGNFFLGGESTCQGDSGGAAVQDGMAVGIVSFGRGCGQALSPSAFANIASPLLRDWITENTGL, from the exons ATGTGGTCTATGTGCTTTGTATCGCTTTCGGCGGTTTGTATTCAAGCAG TGTTAGGGATAAATATTCTAGTTTCCGATATAATATTATCGGAAAAGGTTCCTGTGAATGGCAAGGATGTTGCTTCCGTTCCCAGTGTGACTGATGATAGAATTGTGAACGGACAGGAAGCTGACATAAAGGATTATCCTTACCAAGTTTCGTTTATTGTGAATAACTCCTACTTTTGTGGAGGTTTCATAGTCAgcgaaaattatattatgacaGCCGCACATTGTGCACAAAA CGTGGATCCAAAAACAGTAGTCCTACGAGCCGGAAGTTCGTTTCGGAAGAACGGAACCATCATTGAAATAGCAGAAGTCACTCCTTTCCCAGAATATGACGATCCACCTTTTGACAAAGATGTAGCATTTATGAAAACTACAAAACCTATTGAATTTAGCGAAACAATGCAGCCTGTAGCTCTACCTCCCAGAAATAGGGCGGTGCGTGGAAATTCGGAAATAGTTGTCAGTGGTTGGGGAAGGACAagg CAAGGTGCATCATCCATCCCAGATCGTCTTATGTCCGTGAAATTGCCTGTAGTGAACTATTATCAATGTTTTCTTGTCTACCCCACTGTACTCACTACGAATATGTTCTGTGCCGGGAACTTTTTCTTGGGAGGGGAAAGTACTTGTCAG GGTGATTCAGGTGGTGCTGCTGTTCAAGATGGCATGGCTGTTGGTATTGTGTCCTTTGGCCGAGGCTGTGGACAGGCGCTTTCACCATCAGCGTTCGCTAATATTGCCTCGCCTCTACTGAGAGACTGGATAACTGAGAATACTGGATTATAA